DNA from Vibrio japonicus:
AACAGCTGTAAGAAGAGTTCACGCTCCAGTACGAGTCCGGCCGCGTGAGTTTGGCTGCGTCGACCTTGAATGAGCGTTTTGCATGCAGAAACGGATTTCGGAGATTGACCTGCGACACGCTGTGCCAGTGCCATCGCTGAATCTAGTGCTTTGCCTTTTGCAACGACTTCTTCAACCAAACCGATTTGTTCCGCTCGATCCGCAGTCACACGTTCACCACACAGGATCATGCGCTTCGCCCAACCTTCTCCAACCAATGCGGTCAGGTTTTGCGTCCCGCCCGCACACGGCAACAAGCCTACCGATGCCTCTGGCAGTGCCATTTGTACTTGTTCTTCTGCGATGCGAATGTCACACGCCATCGCCACTTCTAGCCCGCCGCCCATCGCGTAACCATTAATTGCCGCGATAGAAACCCCATCGAATGCAGACAGCGCTTCAAAAGCTTCACCAAATGCGAACGCCATATCTGCTGCTTGCGATTTATCGCCGGATGCAAAGTTGTTGAGATCCGCACCTGCAGAGAAGAATTTCTCGCCTTCGCCTGTTAATACCAACGCATAAATAGAGCGATCATTACTGAGTTCAATCGCCAACTCTTTTAGCTGATTCAAAGATTCAAGCGTCCACGTATTTGCAGGCGGGTTACTAATCGTGAGCTTGGCAATGTGCGCTTCGCGCTCTAGTTTGATTTGTGCCGTCATAATCTTTCAGTCCTTTTTTATTCCTTTAGGTAAGGCTCTGTCTCGCTTTCTAAAGCAGCTCAACGCCTTCCGTGAGTAAACGTCTTGAAATGATCAGACGCATGATTTCGTTGGTACCTTCAAGGATTTGGTGAACACGAACGTCTCGGAAATGGCGCTCGACTGGGTATTCTTTGATGTAGCCATAGCCACCGTGAATTTGCAGCGCCTGATCGCAGACTTTAAAGCCCACATCCGTGGCAAAGCGTTTTGCCATGGCACAGTACGCACTTTTTTCTGCGTGTTGAGCATCGAGTTTGGCGGCAGCGAGTCGCACCATTTGACGCGCAGCAACCAGCTCTGTTGCCATATCGGCCAATTTAAACTGTAGTGCTTGGAATTGTGCCAGTGAACGTCCGAATTGTTTACGCTCGGTCATGTATTGCTTGGCTTCGTTCAGTGCCTGTTGTGCCGTACCGACGGAACAAGTAGCGATGTTGATTCGACCGCCATCCAGACCAAGCATGGCGAACTTAAAGCCTTCGCCCTCTTCACCCAACAGATAGTCAGCAGGAATGCGGACATTTTCGAAGGTGATCATGCGCGTTGGCTGGCAATTCCAACCCATTTTGGCTTCTTTCTTGCCATAGCTAATGCCTTCGCAATCAGCAGGAACGACGAACGCAGAAACGCCACCCGCCCCTTCGCCGCATGAACGCGCCATCACGACAAGAACATCCGTATCACCTGCACCAGAGATAAATACTTTTGCGCCATTCAATACAAACTCGTCACCTTCACGTACCGCACTTGTCGTTAGCGAAGCGGCGTCAGAGCCTGCATTGGGTTCGGTTAAACAGTAGGAAGCGAGCTTTTCACCTGAAATTAAATCCGCGCTAAATTGCTGCGCCACTTCGGCTTTGGCAAAGCTGGTGATCATCCACGTCGCCATGTTATGGATTGTCATAAACGCCGTAGTCGCGGTACAACCCATGGCCAATTGCTCGAAAATGATCGCCGCATCCAAACGAGATAACCCCAAACCACCGTGCTCTGGCGGCGTGTAGATGCTCAAAAAGCCAAGCTCACCCGCCTGACGCAGTACATCTTTAGGGAAATGATGGTTTTCATCCCACTCGGCCGCGTGCGGCGCTAACATTTGGTCTGCAAACTGCTTTGCTACTTCGGCAAACGCGAGTTGATCTTCGTTTAATTCAAAATCCATCTTGAAGTCCTAAGGTCTAATTCGTTGCACTTGACGCCAAGCCCACTCAAACGGAGGGGCTTAGCTAGAGGTATCGCTACTTCTGTGACTAGCTCAATTGAATGGTCATGTTTGGACCGCTTGGAATGTCATCTTCAAACCAACGTGCGGTGACGGTTTTCGTTTCGGTGTAGAAGCGAACCGCTTGTTTGCCGTAAGCATGTAAATCGCCATAGAAGCTGCCTTTCCAGCCAGTAAACGAGAAGAACGGCAATGGCACCGGAATCGGCACGTTGATGCCTACGTTACCCACTTCGATATTGTGTTGATACTTTCTCGCTGCTGCGCCATTCGCCGTAAAAATAGACGTACCGTTACCGAAACGGTTTGCATTGATCAGCTCAATTGCCGCGTCTAAATTGTCGACTTCCATTGTCAGCAGCACAGGACCAAAAATCTCTTCCTGATAAATCGACATGTCAGTGGTCACGTTGGTAAACAGCGTTGGTCCCACCCAGTTACCATTAGGGAAGCCGGGTACTTGGCAATCTGTCCCATCCAGAACACAGTTCGCGCCAGACGCTTTGCCTTCATTAATAAGATTCACCACACGCAGCTTCGCTTGCGGGCTAATCAGTGGGCCATAACCTGCGGTTTCATCGTCCCACGCCCCTGGTTGAACTTGAGCTAACGCCTCTTTAAGCTCTGGAATCCATTCTTTCGTTTCGCCAACAAATACTGCCACCGAAATCGCCATACAGCGCTGACCTGCGGCACCGACCGATGCGCCAACTAGGTTATTGATGACTTGCTGTTTGTTTGCATCTGGCATTATGACCATGTGGTTCTTCGCACCCGCAAATGACTGCACGCGCTTTAGGTTGTCCGTACCGGTTTTGTAGATGTACTCACCAACTGGCACTGAGCCAACAAAAGAGATCGCACGAACGACTGGATCAGTTAGAATGCGGTCAACCTGCTCTTTGGTGCCGTGAACAATTTGCAGCACGCCTTTTGGTGCGCCTGCTTGTTCAAACAGCTCCGCCAGTTTCATTGCCGTTAGTGGCACTTGCTCTGACGGCTTCAAAATGAAGGTATTACCG
Protein-coding regions in this window:
- a CDS encoding CoA-acylating methylmalonate-semialdehyde dehydrogenase; protein product: MTEQVKQYIGGEFAISDSKQWLDVTNPATNEVIAQVPCATESEMNAAIASATETFKRWKEVAAPERARLMLRYQHLLKEQHDELAILLSSETGKTLADAKGDVWRGIEVVEQAANICSSMMGETVENVATNIDGYSYIQPLGVCAGITPFNFPAMIPLWMFPMAIACGNTFILKPSEQVPLTAMKLAELFEQAGAPKGVLQIVHGTKEQVDRILTDPVVRAISFVGSVPVGEYIYKTGTDNLKRVQSFAGAKNHMVIMPDANKQQVINNLVGASVGAAGQRCMAISVAVFVGETKEWIPELKEALAQVQPGAWDDETAGYGPLISPQAKLRVVNLINEGKASGANCVLDGTDCQVPGFPNGNWVGPTLFTNVTTDMSIYQEEIFGPVLLTMEVDNLDAAIELINANRFGNGTSIFTANGAAARKYQHNIEVGNVGINVPIPVPLPFFSFTGWKGSFYGDLHAYGKQAVRFYTETKTVTARWFEDDIPSGPNMTIQLS
- a CDS encoding enoyl-CoA hydratase, giving the protein MTAQIKLEREAHIAKLTISNPPANTWTLESLNQLKELAIELSNDRSIYALVLTGEGEKFFSAGADLNNFASGDKSQAADMAFAFGEAFEALSAFDGVSIAAINGYAMGGGLEVAMACDIRIAEEQVQMALPEASVGLLPCAGGTQNLTALVGEGWAKRMILCGERVTADRAEQIGLVEEVVAKGKALDSAMALAQRVAGQSPKSVSACKTLIQGRRSQTHAAGLVLERELFLQLFNTQDQTEGVNAFLQKRKANWTNS
- a CDS encoding acyl-CoA dehydrogenase family protein, translating into MDFELNEDQLAFAEVAKQFADQMLAPHAAEWDENHHFPKDVLRQAGELGFLSIYTPPEHGGLGLSRLDAAIIFEQLAMGCTATTAFMTIHNMATWMITSFAKAEVAQQFSADLISGEKLASYCLTEPNAGSDAASLTTSAVREGDEFVLNGAKVFISGAGDTDVLVVMARSCGEGAGGVSAFVVPADCEGISYGKKEAKMGWNCQPTRMITFENVRIPADYLLGEEGEGFKFAMLGLDGGRINIATCSVGTAQQALNEAKQYMTERKQFGRSLAQFQALQFKLADMATELVAARQMVRLAAAKLDAQHAEKSAYCAMAKRFATDVGFKVCDQALQIHGGYGYIKEYPVERHFRDVRVHQILEGTNEIMRLIISRRLLTEGVELL